Proteins encoded by one window of Cuniculiplasma divulgatum:
- a CDS encoding oligosaccharide flippase family protein, translating to MELGAEKEYVGISAIYQFLGNGVQVVSGSLFYIFAARIFPPSDLGVIALFIAIVGLFGIVFTVGLNSAITHFISSNLNSKVYSPGKTLFRILVLGILLALAGLLVVYAFSGYISIIFFHSTSYTFYIKLLSLVLFGNIIFSILNGAIIGFEKFKISALISVIIWVIYYFGALTLAYIDRSLIDIIYGWIIGLALGILIDFVYLLAILARGYMRKHHRTVGSRSIFTYAIPVLLSSIIGYGASYTDRFVVAYLLNTYYLGIYNFTLLIFSGISFIAIPFNNITLPKFSEFFGNDQRAFIKSNVGASSLLLTYFYTPIALGIAALSPIVLYYIAGPAYVSGQYALIVVMLVPTLFISQNLLIQAISSVRKTSFFLYSSLGSLVANVIFSFLLIPYFGLIGAAFGFSSVYVVSFVILYRLAKKEDLVQYNTSGTLKIWASSIFMFLIVYFALHFMVERYGYSLFILPFLILVGALIYTVVASRLKVFSKEEREFILSMFPNRLNSIKKLISILVLGNQK from the coding sequence ATGGAATTAGGTGCCGAGAAGGAATATGTTGGGATTAGTGCAATTTACCAGTTTCTCGGCAACGGTGTCCAGGTAGTTTCAGGATCATTATTCTATATATTTGCTGCAAGAATCTTTCCTCCAAGCGATCTGGGCGTGATCGCATTATTCATTGCCATTGTAGGTCTTTTCGGAATTGTTTTCACTGTAGGCCTCAACAGTGCGATAACGCATTTCATTTCATCAAATCTTAATTCAAAGGTGTACTCACCGGGAAAGACATTGTTCAGGATACTTGTACTTGGAATATTACTTGCACTAGCAGGATTGCTGGTTGTATACGCATTTTCAGGATATATATCAATCATTTTCTTTCATTCAACATCATACACATTCTATATCAAACTCTTATCATTAGTACTATTCGGAAACATCATATTCTCCATACTAAATGGAGCAATCATTGGTTTTGAGAAATTTAAGATATCGGCATTGATATCAGTAATAATATGGGTAATATATTATTTTGGAGCACTGACTCTGGCCTACATAGATCGATCACTAATTGATATCATATACGGATGGATTATTGGTCTCGCCCTTGGAATATTAATCGATTTCGTTTATCTTCTGGCAATACTGGCCAGGGGATATATGAGGAAGCATCACCGTACTGTTGGCAGCAGATCCATATTCACATATGCCATTCCCGTACTGCTATCATCAATCATAGGATATGGTGCATCATATACAGACAGGTTTGTTGTAGCGTATTTACTTAATACTTACTATCTTGGGATCTACAACTTTACCCTTCTTATATTTTCGGGAATCAGTTTTATTGCCATTCCCTTTAATAATATCACGCTTCCAAAATTCTCTGAGTTTTTCGGTAACGATCAGAGGGCTTTCATAAAGAGCAACGTAGGAGCATCATCTCTACTTCTGACCTATTTTTATACACCGATCGCATTGGGAATTGCAGCTCTTTCTCCAATTGTTTTATATTACATAGCAGGTCCTGCCTATGTTTCCGGTCAATATGCACTCATAGTTGTCATGCTTGTTCCAACTCTATTCATATCACAAAATCTCCTGATACAGGCAATCTCATCTGTTAGGAAAACATCTTTCTTCCTATACTCAAGTCTTGGTTCACTAGTTGCAAATGTTATTTTCTCTTTCCTTCTTATACCATATTTTGGTCTTATAGGAGCAGCCTTTGGTTTCTCATCTGTTTATGTTGTTTCTTTCGTTATTCTATACAGGCTTGCAAAGAAGGAGGATCTGGTTCAGTACAATACATCTGGCACACTGAAAATATGGGCATCTTCCATTTTCATGTTCCTGATTGTCTATTTTGCACTTCATTTTATGGTTGAAAGATATGGATACTCTCTTTTTATTCTACCATTTCTCATATTAGTTGGAGCATTAATCTATACAGTTGTTGCATCAAGACTGAAGGTGTTCTCAAAGGAGGAAAGGGAATTCATTCTTTCCATGTTTCCAAACAGATTAAACTCCATAAAGAAACTCATCAGTATTCTGGTTTTGGGAA
- the rfbC gene encoding dTDP-4-dehydrorhamnose 3,5-epimerase yields MNFKLNETQLSGVFLIQRTIFNDERGYFTEFFREDYFKSQFKEINFVQENLSFSRKGVIRGLHFQKLPFSQGKLVSVIHGKILDVAVNLKKSSKDFGKYVMAELSEDNCHSLYIPDYFAHGFVALEDSYVLYKTTEYYHKESERGIRYDDPDIGVKWNIDNPVISEKDLKLTTFKELIQEGDYF; encoded by the coding sequence ATGAATTTCAAGCTGAACGAAACTCAACTTTCAGGTGTATTTTTGATTCAAAGGACAATATTCAATGATGAAAGAGGCTATTTCACTGAATTTTTTAGAGAAGATTATTTCAAAAGTCAGTTCAAAGAAATAAATTTTGTACAGGAAAATCTTTCATTTTCAAGGAAGGGTGTTATAAGGGGTTTACACTTTCAGAAGCTACCGTTTTCACAGGGAAAACTTGTTTCTGTAATACATGGAAAAATACTGGACGTTGCAGTAAATCTTAAAAAAAGTTCAAAGGATTTCGGTAAATATGTGATGGCAGAACTGTCAGAGGACAATTGCCATTCTCTCTATATCCCGGACTACTTTGCTCATGGATTTGTGGCACTGGAAGATTCCTATGTGCTTTACAAGACTACTGAATATTATCATAAGGAATCAGAACGGGGAATAAGATATGATGATCCTGATATAGGCGTAAAATGGAATATAGATAATCCCGTGATATCAGAAAAGGACTTAAAATTAACAACATTCAAGGAGCTGATCCAGGAAGGTGATTATTTCTGA
- the rfbB gene encoding dTDP-glucose 4,6-dehydratase, producing MNILVTGGMGFIGSNYILNRMEKYDDFIYNMDSLTYASNPWYLEKIKNSPNYKFINDDINNISIHQDEFRDLDTVVNFAAESHVDNSIKDSLSFIKSNIMGTHALLEHARKNDLRFHQISTDEVYGALPVDSKEKFNVDSPYNPKNPYSATKASADMLVRSYCNTYGLKATISNCSNNFGPHQHREKLIPKTIINLMNNEKVPIYGDGRQIRDWIYVTDHCNGIDLILEKGKAGKTYLIGSDGEHSNIEVVNEIMHLMKKNTDMIKFVDDRPGHDRRYAIDASSIRKLGWKPEFNFNDALRQTVDHYMKNYENYIL from the coding sequence CTGAATATACTTGTAACTGGAGGAATGGGCTTCATAGGTTCAAATTATATACTCAATAGAATGGAGAAATATGACGATTTCATCTATAACATGGATTCTTTAACCTACGCATCAAATCCCTGGTATCTGGAGAAGATTAAAAATTCCCCAAATTATAAATTCATTAATGACGATATAAATAATATTTCCATTCATCAGGACGAATTTCGCGATTTAGATACAGTAGTTAATTTTGCTGCAGAATCGCACGTTGATAATTCAATAAAAGACTCCTTATCCTTCATTAAATCAAATATCATGGGAACACATGCCTTACTGGAACATGCAAGGAAAAACGATTTGAGATTTCACCAGATATCAACGGATGAGGTATATGGAGCATTGCCAGTAGATTCAAAGGAAAAATTCAATGTTGATTCACCCTATAATCCAAAAAACCCATATTCTGCAACAAAGGCATCTGCAGACATGCTTGTCCGCAGCTACTGTAACACATACGGATTGAAGGCGACCATTAGTAACTGCAGTAACAATTTCGGTCCACACCAGCACAGAGAGAAACTTATACCAAAAACTATAATCAATCTAATGAACAATGAGAAAGTTCCAATATATGGTGACGGCAGACAGATAAGAGACTGGATATATGTAACAGACCACTGCAATGGAATTGATCTTATCCTGGAAAAAGGCAAAGCGGGAAAAACATATCTTATAGGTTCCGATGGTGAACATTCAAACATTGAAGTTGTTAACGAGATTATGCATCTAATGAAAAAGAATACCGACATGATCAAGTTTGTTGATGATAGACCCGGCCATGATAGGAGATATGCCATAGATGCCAGCAGTATAAGAAAACTGGGGTGGAAACCGGAATTCAATTTCAACGATGCCCTCAGGCAAACAGTTGATCATTATATGAAAAATTATGAAAATTATATCCTTTAG